GATCTATCGAATTGTACTGGTTACGAACAATGTGAGGAAGGTGCACAACATGATGATTATTTCAAAGTAACTCTTTGATGTATTTTATAAAAAAGGGGGCCTCATCTGATGGCCCCTTTTTTATTTCAAATTATCGTTCTAATAATTCCTACAGGGTCATTAACCCATATCATGGATTAGAGATTCTATTTCGATCAGAAATGGTTTTATAATAAATGCTTTTCAATCTATTTGATTCATCACTGAATCAGAACAAAGGCTGCTCACCAAAAGTCTTTATTTGATTGCCATATTCGTTGTTATAGCGGACTCCAATGCATAATTCGGAATGAATAAACGCCATGTTAGTGTAAGTACAACCATGGCAATACTCAATAGGATAAATTCAGGTAAATCTTAAGTTATTTCAATTGGAAGGTATTTGGAAAAGAGTTTGCATTCCTCGCTCATTTTGGTGGTGTAAGAATTCGAATGACAGATCTGGAATGAATAGATGTTCTTATAAAATCATCGAGTTCCAGTAAGCATTTAAAGATTATGGCAATAGAGGGCTTAACCATTTTTTGCCCTCCTCCAGAGTCCAGCTTTTCCGCTTGCAATAATCTTCCAGCTGATCTTCACCGATTTCTGAAATTCCAAAATATTTGGATTCGGGATGAGAAAAATACCACCCGCTTACCGATGCAGCTGGATACATGGCTTTTGAACTTGTCAGGATCATTCCCGTGTTTTTTTCTACATCCAAGAGTTTCCACAACAGGTCTTTTTCGGTATGATCCGGACAGGCAGGATACCCGGGGGCAGGTCTTATGCCCAGGTATTTTTCAGAAATTAAATCATCATTATTCAGGTTCTCGTTCTCCGAATAAGCCCAAAGATTGGTACGAATCTGTAGGTGCAAATACTCAGCAGCCGCTTCTGCCAATCTGTCCGCAATCGCTTTCACCAAAATGGCATGGTAGTCATCATGCTTGGATTCATATTGCTTCACGAGCTGATCAACACCAATTCCTGCAGTGACTGCAAATGCACCGATATAATCTTTTGTGTCGGATGATTTGGGTGCAAGGTAATCCGATAAACAGAAATTTGGCTGTCCAGCAGTTTTCTTTATTTGTTGGCGCAAATGATGCAGCTTGTAATTTATTTGATCTGGTTTTTCAACATCATAGATCAAAATATCATCTGTGTCTGAATTAGCAGGAAAGATTCCAGTAATTCCAATGGCTGAAATAAGCTTCTGATCAATGATATGCTTTAATAACTGATTTGCATCCTCAAATAATTTTTTTGCCTCGTGCCCAACCACAGGATCTTCAAAAATAGCAGGATATCTTCCCGCTAACTCCCAAGACAGAAAAAATGGAGTCCAGTCAATGTATTCACTTAGGACTTTGAGATTGAGTTCATGTATTTGAATTCCCAGTTTTTTTGGTACAGGAATTTGATAATTTTTCCAATCAAAAACAAACTTGTTTTCGCGTGCCTGTTGGATTGAAAGCAATATTTTTCCGGCATTTCTTTTTTCTCTTTGAATTCTGACTTGTTCGTATTCTGATCGAATCTGTTCAATATAATCATTGCGAACTTCCTTATCCTGATTGAGTAAATTGCTAACAACACCAACAGCCCGTGAAGCATCCAGAACATGGACTACGGGATGGGAATATTTTGGTTCGATCTTTAGTGCAGTGTGCAGCTTTGAAGTGGTAGCGCCTCCGATCAGAAGTGGGACTGCATAATTTCTTTTGGTCATCTCTTCAGCCACATGAACCATTTCATCCAGTGAAGGTGTAATCAATCCACTGAGACCGATTACATCTGCTTTCATTTCTTTTGCAGACTCTAAAATTTTGTCAGCAGAAACCATCACTCCCAAATCGTGAATTTCATAAGAATTGCACGCCAGTACAACCCCAACAATATTTTTACCGATATCATGTACATCTCCTTTGACTGTGGCCAAAAGAATTTTTCCTTTTTTATTTTCTTCTTTGTTTTCAGATTCCATCAGGGGAGTCAAGTAGGCAACTGCCTGCTTCATGACCCGCGCACTTTTGACCACTTGTGGCAAAAACATTTTTCCAGCACCAAAAAGATCACCTACTTCATTCATGCCATCCATAAGGGGGCCTTCAATAATTTGGAGTGGTATTTTTAATTTCTCCAAAGCCTCCTTCGTATCCTGAATGATGAATTCATTAATACCTTTGACCAATGCATATTTTAATCGATCGTCCGGTTCAAGTGATCTCCAGGCCTCCTCTGCTTTTTTATCTTTTGTTGAAGTTCCTTTGATTGAATCTGCAAATTGAGTTAATCTTTCAGTGGCGTCAGGACGCCTATTAAATAAGGTATCTTCAACAAGAACCAATAATTCTGGCGAAATGTCATCATAGATATCTATTACACCTGCATTGACAATACCCATGTCCATTCCTGCCTGTATGGCATGGTATAAAAAAGCGGAATGCATGGCCCTTCGCACCGTTTCATTTCCTCTGAAGGAAAAAGATAAATTGCTGACACCACCACTTATTTTTACACCAGGACATAATTTTTTGATAATTCTTGTGGCTTCAATGTAGTGGATCGCGTATTCATTGTGTTCTTCAATGCCAGTCGCTATGGCAAAAATATTGGGATCAAAAATAATGTCTTCCGCTTTGAAATTTGCTTTATCGATTAGGAGATGAAAAGCCCGCGTGCAAATTTCAACTTTCCTATCCAAACTGTCGGCCTGTCCCTGTTCATCAAAAGCCATGACCACGACAGCAGCACCATATCTCTTCACCTTTTTGGCCTGTGCCAGAAATACTTCTTCTCCTTCTTTAAGTGAAATCGAATTTACGATGGATTTACCTTGCAAACATTGCAATCCCGCTTCTATGACTTCCCATTTGGAAGAATCTATCATCACAGGAATTTTGACGATGTCGGGTTCTGATCCAATCAGATGCAAAAATTCTCTCATGGCCTTTGCCCCATCCAAAAGCCCTTCATCCATATTGACATCAATAATTTGAGCTCCTGCTTCAACTTGTTGACGCGCCACTGCCAGTGCTTCATCAAATTTGCCCGTCAGAATCAGTTTTGCAAATGCTTTGGAACCAGTCACATTGGTCCGCTCACCGATATTGACAAAATTGAGCTCAGGTCTGAAGATCAAAGGCTCCAGTCCTGACAACATGGTATAATGGTATTGATTTTCTGGGATAGCACGTGGCTTTAATTCCCTGACTGCTTCTGCCATAAGGCGAATATGATCCGGTGTTGTTCCGCAACAGCCTCCCACCATATTGACCAAATGTTCTTCCGCGAATCCCCTGATGTAGGATTTCATTTCTTCTGGACTTTGATCATAAGCACCCAATTCGTTGGGAAGTCCGGCATTGGGATAGGCACTGATTCTGCAAGTAGCTATTTTTTCCAGAGCATCTAAATGGGGTTTCATTTCTTTTGCTCCCAAAGCGCAATTTAATCCGATGCTAAAAAGTTCCATGTGGCTCATTGAAATATAGAATGCTTCGACGGTTTGACCACTAAGCGTTCTTCCACTTGCATCGGTGATGGTACCCGAAACCATCAATGGCCATTTTTGGCCATATTCTTCAAATAATTCACTGATTGCAAAGAGGGCGGCTTTCGCATTTAAGGTATCAAAGATGGTTTCTACCAAAAGTATATCACAACCACCATCGATCAATCCTTTTGCTTGCTCATAGTAAGTGGATCTCAGGTCCTCAAAATTAACTGCACGATAACCGGGTCGATTCACATCAGGTGATAAACTCCCTGTGCGATTGGTAGGTCCGAGCGCACCAGCGACAAATTTATAAAGGCTTGGATTCTGACGCATAAAATCATCTGCAGCCTTGCGTGCAATTCTGGCAGCTTCCACGTTCATTTCATAAACCAGATGTTCCAGCTGATAATCTGCCTGCGACAATTTGTTGGCATTGAAAGTATTTGTTTCTATGATGTCTGCACCCGCTTCAAGGTAATCGCAATGGATCTGATAAATGATATCGGGTCTGGTAATAACCAACAGATCGTTGTTGCCTTTTAAATCGACAGGATGATTGATAAATCTTTCAGATCGAAAATCCTTTTCGGAAAGCCTGAATCGCTGAATCATTGTACCCATGGCTCCATCCAATACCAGGATGCGTTCTGCCGCCAAGGTCTCTAGAAAATTCAAAATTTGTTTCGGATCGGTCATGGCCTGCAAAAGTAGCTTATTTTTAGGTAGTCAAGCACAATGGATTTGGCTTATACAGTCGTTGTTAACAATAATTCGCAAATCCGGTTGAATGAATATATCTGAGCAAGTAAGTTGCTCCTGCAAAGACTGCTTGAGAAAGTTTAAAACTGAATTTTGTCCCATCTTTGCAATTATTTTAGTCTGCCAGGTAAACAGATCATTTTACCTGATCCAAGGTATTGCATTATTTCTTTTATTCTATTACTGCACAAAAAAGCTTATGATTTCTCAGATAATTTTGTGACCGAAACAATTGATCCAAACTGATTTTACCAACCACAAAATTATAATCCTTGCTGTAATATTGGGAATGAATTTCCTTAAAAACAATATGTTCAAGATCAGATTTTGTATTGATTCTAAGGTACACATTCAGTGAGACATCCATTGTAAAATTTTTAGGACCTTTTTGTTCGAATTTTTTAAAAGAATATTTGTAATCATAAGAAAGGGCCGAAATATCTGAAAGGACTGCACTGCCGGTGGGGTGACTTCCGGCTCCCTTTCCCTGAAAAAATTGTTGACCACTAAATTGTCCTTCCACAATAACTCCATTAAACTCCCGATCCACTTTGTACAAGTTGTTACTTGTATTTATAAAATGGGGGATTACATAGGCTGTGATTTGATGATCATCCATTTTGCGAATGACAGGGAGTAATTTTATCTTAAGTGATTTTTCGCTGGCATACCGGATGTCATTTGCATGAAGTGAGCTGATGCCCAGATTTAGGATTTTATCAGGATGGACGATGAGTCCAAAGGCATGGAGACAAAGGATAACAGCCTTGTATTTTGGATCAAATCCCTCTACATCGCTGGTGGGATCAGATTCAGCAAATCCTTCCATTTGAGCTCCCTTTAAAGCAGTTTGGTAATCTATACCTTCGTCGATGGTTTTCGTTAGAATATAATTGGTGGTACCGTTGAAGATTCCTGAAAGCTGAAGCAAATCTTCGTTGTCAAAATATTCTTCCAACGTGCGGATGATGGGTATACTTCCACATGCTGATGCTTCGTAAAGGAGACTCAATTTTTTTTTCTGCTGTAAAGACATTAATTCCGCAAGATTCAAGGCCAGCATTTTTTTATTGGCAGTTACCACGTGTTTTCCACGCAACATGGCCAATTTGACAATTTCGAAAGCATCATTGGCGTCATCGATTAATTCAACAATTAAATCAATTTCAGGATCATCCAAAATTTCAAATTTATCATAACTGATCAGATCAGATGCTACCAATCTTTCTTTGTTTTGATGTTTGACAACTATTTTTTTGATGTTTGCCTTAAATCCAGTGCTGTGCTGGAGTGCAAAATGCAGGCCCTGACCAACACAGCCAAATCCAAATAGTCCAATATTGAGTTGTTTCATTTGTTTTGATTTTATTTTCTATGAAATGCTTGAAGGATGTCTTCCAGTATATCGTTTTCATTTTCAAGACCGACAGAAATTCTAATGAGACCATCCGTAATTCCAAGGGCTTGACGATCTTTTGAAGTCAGTTTGCAATGTGTAGAACTAGCGGGATGAGTGGCAATGGTTCTACTATCTCCTAAATTTGGAGAAATGCAAATCATTTTTAATCCGTCCATCCATCTTTGTGCTTCCAGATATCCACCTTTGAGAGAAAAAGCAAGAATTCCGCCTCCGGTTTTCATTTGTTTTTTGGCGAGATGGAATTGAGGGTGTGACTCCAAGCCAGGATAAATTGTTTTGGAAATGTTAGGGTGATTTTCAAGATTTTTCGCGACAAACAATGCATTCTGGCTGTGCCTGTCCATCCTTAATCCCAATGTTTCTAGGCTTTTGCTGATAAGCCAGGCATTGAAGGCTGAAAGACTTGGTCCTGAAATTCTTGCAAACAAATAGATTTCCCGAATCAACTCTTTTTTTCCGACCGACAAACCACCAAGGACCCTGCCTTGTCCATCCATATATTTGGTAGAAGAGTGAATCACCAGATCTGCGCCAAATTGAATGGGTTGTTGAAGATAGGGTGTTGCAAAACAATTGTCTACTACCAATAAAATCTGATGCTTTTTGGCTACTTCTGAAATGTAGGCCAGATCCAGCAACTCAATCGTTGGATTGGTGGGTGTTTCCAGAAAGATGATTTTCGTATTTGGTAGAAGGTAGTTTTCAATCTGATGGGTTTCCAGTGCATTAAAAAAGTGAGTTGTGATTCCATATTTTGGAAAATATTTGGTAAAAAGTGTATTGCTTGCTCCAAATATGGAGGCACAACTTAGGATATGGTCTCCCTGATTTAAAAGGGGAAACAAGCTGTTAAAAACGGCAGCCATTCCGGAAGAGAAGGCTATTCCGTCTTCTGCACCCTCAAGCAGACAAACTTTTTGAACAAGTTCATCTACATTGGGATTGCTGTACCTGGAGTATATGTAATCGTCATTTTCTTCATTGAAAGCCGCTCTCAATCCTTCCGCTGTTTCAAATACAAAACTTGAGCTTAGATACAGAGGTGCGGAGTGTTCTTTGAAATTAGAACGAGGTATTTGTGTTCGGATGGCGGTCGTTTCAAAATTCTTCTTTTCCATTCAGTATTAATTGTGTGGTGATTTGTGATTTTGTTTCTATGATTTTTGCAACTGAGCAATACTTATCAATGGATAAATTGATGGCATTTATGGCACTGGTTTTTTTTATAGGCCCATTCAATCTGAAAATCAGTAAAATTTTACTGAATTCTGTATGTTGCTCAATGGCAATGCGCTCTGTTTGAATTTCAACTTCAAAGGAATCGCATTCTTGTTTTTGTTTTCTCAAGATATGGATGATGTCGATGCTACTGCATCCACCCAATGCAGCAAGAACCAATTCCATCGGACGAATGCCTTGTTGATGTCCGCCAAAGGATTCCGAGGCGTCTATGAGAAGGGTGTTTCCGGTTGAATTCCTTGCCTCCAACAAGAAATCTTGATCCTGCCTTTTAATATTAATTTCTGTTTTCATGATGCTAAAAATTTTAAAACCAAACGGTTTACTTTATTTCCTTCTGTCAAAAATCCATCATGGCCATATTCTGATCGGATAATGTGCAATTTTGAATGAGCAATGTGTTTTGAAAGATATTTTTGTTCTACAACCGGAAATAATTGATCTGAGGAAATGCCAATGATCAAAGTTTTTGCCTGTATTCTTTTGAGTGCTTCTTCCATTGAATTGCGGCCCCTCCCTACATCGTGCAAGTCCATGGCAATGCTGAGTATATAATATGCTTTTCGGGTAAATCGATTGGCCAATTTAGAACCCTGATACCTTTGATACTGTAGAATGTTTTGAATAGCTTCACTTCCTTTGTAATCACGGGTTTTTTCATACATCTGATAATTTCTGTAACTCAACATCGCAATCGCGCGGGCTGTATGGATTCCCATCTCCCCGCTCTCAAGGGCCATCCTTTGTGCTTCGTTGAATGCAATGCCCCATGCAGAATGCCTTGCATTGGTGGCAATTAATACCAAATTTTGAATGGCCATGGGATCTATAATGGCCCATTCCATGGCTTGTTGAGCTCCTTGCGAGCCTCCAATCAAAAGATAGATTTTATGAATTCCCAATTTTTTTTGAAGAAGTCGATGGCATTGAACCTGATCCCTTATACTTAGTTTTTCCTGGTTGGATAATTCATTTTCGTTTTCTTGGAATTGATAGCAGGTTCCGTAACAAGAACCAAGATTGTTAGCGCAAACGATGTAATATTTTTTGGGATCCAGGATTTTACCGGCTCCAAATAGATTGGACCACCATTCAGATACATCAGAACTGGCAGTCAAAGCATGACAGACCCAAATCACCTTTGTATCGTTTCCTTTCCAGCTGCCAAAAGTATGATAAGCTATTTTTAGCTTCTCCAATTTGGATCCGTTTTCAGTCACGAAATCACCTGCTTTGAAATACCGGATATTATGACTCATTTCAAATGGTTTAATTTTTTGGTCAAGGGATACACAAGACAGGCAATACATACAGAAAATACACTCTCCAGAAATGCACACAAGCTTAGAATCATGAGAAGTATTTGAGCAGTTGTTGTATATTTTGCTACAAAACATGCCAGGATGATCACAGAAAATCCCAGTCCTATTTTGGCAGCAAATGTTTTAGGGCCCGCATCGATCGGTTTGGAGGGTATCTGAAGGCAAGCTTGGATTTTTTTTGCGACCCATCTCAATGGGCTGTATTTTCTAA
This window of the Saprospiraceae bacterium genome carries:
- the metH gene encoding methionine synthase, yielding MTDPKQILNFLETLAAERILVLDGAMGTMIQRFRLSEKDFRSERFINHPVDLKGNNDLLVITRPDIIYQIHCDYLEAGADIIETNTFNANKLSQADYQLEHLVYEMNVEAARIARKAADDFMRQNPSLYKFVAGALGPTNRTGSLSPDVNRPGYRAVNFEDLRSTYYEQAKGLIDGGCDILLVETIFDTLNAKAALFAISELFEEYGQKWPLMVSGTITDASGRTLSGQTVEAFYISMSHMELFSIGLNCALGAKEMKPHLDALEKIATCRISAYPNAGLPNELGAYDQSPEEMKSYIRGFAEEHLVNMVGGCCGTTPDHIRLMAEAVRELKPRAIPENQYHYTMLSGLEPLIFRPELNFVNIGERTNVTGSKAFAKLILTGKFDEALAVARQQVEAGAQIIDVNMDEGLLDGAKAMREFLHLIGSEPDIVKIPVMIDSSKWEVIEAGLQCLQGKSIVNSISLKEGEEVFLAQAKKVKRYGAAVVVMAFDEQGQADSLDRKVEICTRAFHLLIDKANFKAEDIIFDPNIFAIATGIEEHNEYAIHYIEATRIIKKLCPGVKISGGVSNLSFSFRGNETVRRAMHSAFLYHAIQAGMDMGIVNAGVIDIYDDISPELLVLVEDTLFNRRPDATERLTQFADSIKGTSTKDKKAEEAWRSLEPDDRLKYALVKGINEFIIQDTKEALEKLKIPLQIIEGPLMDGMNEVGDLFGAGKMFLPQVVKSARVMKQAVAYLTPLMESENKEENKKGKILLATVKGDVHDIGKNIVGVVLACNSYEIHDLGVMVSADKILESAKEMKADVIGLSGLITPSLDEMVHVAEEMTKRNYAVPLLIGGATTSKLHTALKIEPKYSHPVVHVLDASRAVGVVSNLLNQDKEVRNDYIEQIRSEYEQVRIQREKRNAGKILLSIQQARENKFVFDWKNYQIPVPKKLGIQIHELNLKVLSEYIDWTPFFLSWELAGRYPAIFEDPVVGHEAKKLFEDANQLLKHIIDQKLISAIGITGIFPANSDTDDILIYDVEKPDQINYKLHHLRQQIKKTAGQPNFCLSDYLAPKSSDTKDYIGAFAVTAGIGVDQLVKQYESKHDDYHAILVKAIADRLAEAAAEYLHLQIRTNLWAYSENENLNNDDLISEKYLGIRPAPGYPACPDHTEKDLLWKLLDVEKNTGMILTSSKAMYPAASVSGWYFSHPESKYFGISEIGEDQLEDYCKRKSWTLEEGKKWLSPLLP
- a CDS encoding homoserine dehydrogenase produces the protein MKQLNIGLFGFGCVGQGLHFALQHSTGFKANIKKIVVKHQNKERLVASDLISYDKFEILDDPEIDLIVELIDDANDAFEIVKLAMLRGKHVVTANKKMLALNLAELMSLQQKKKLSLLYEASACGSIPIIRTLEEYFDNEDLLQLSGIFNGTTNYILTKTIDEGIDYQTALKGAQMEGFAESDPTSDVEGFDPKYKAVILCLHAFGLIVHPDKILNLGISSLHANDIRYASEKSLKIKLLPVIRKMDDHQITAYVIPHFINTSNNLYKVDREFNGVIVEGQFSGQQFFQGKGAGSHPTGSAVLSDISALSYDYKYSFKKFEQKGPKNFTMDVSLNVYLRINTKSDLEHIVFKEIHSQYYSKDYNFVVGKISLDQLFRSQNYLRNHKLFCAVIE
- a CDS encoding aminotransferase class I/II-fold pyridoxal phosphate-dependent enzyme, which gives rise to MEKKNFETTAIRTQIPRSNFKEHSAPLYLSSSFVFETAEGLRAAFNEENDDYIYSRYSNPNVDELVQKVCLLEGAEDGIAFSSGMAAVFNSLFPLLNQGDHILSCASIFGASNTLFTKYFPKYGITTHFFNALETHQIENYLLPNTKIIFLETPTNPTIELLDLAYISEVAKKHQILLVVDNCFATPYLQQPIQFGADLVIHSSTKYMDGQGRVLGGLSVGKKELIREIYLFARISGPSLSAFNAWLISKSLETLGLRMDRHSQNALFVAKNLENHPNISKTIYPGLESHPQFHLAKKQMKTGGGILAFSLKGGYLEAQRWMDGLKMICISPNLGDSRTIATHPASSTHCKLTSKDRQALGITDGLIRISVGLENENDILEDILQAFHRK
- a CDS encoding OsmC family protein, whose product is MKTEINIKRQDQDFLLEARNSTGNTLLIDASESFGGHQQGIRPMELVLAALGGCSSIDIIHILRKQKQECDSFEVEIQTERIAIEQHTEFSKILLIFRLNGPIKKTSAINAINLSIDKYCSVAKIIETKSQITTQLILNGKEEF
- a CDS encoding alpha/beta fold hydrolase, with amino-acid sequence MSHNIRYFKAGDFVTENGSKLEKLKIAYHTFGSWKGNDTKVIWVCHALTASSDVSEWWSNLFGAGKILDPKKYYIVCANNLGSCYGTCYQFQENENELSNQEKLSIRDQVQCHRLLQKKLGIHKIYLLIGGSQGAQQAMEWAIIDPMAIQNLVLIATNARHSAWGIAFNEAQRMALESGEMGIHTARAIAMLSYRNYQMYEKTRDYKGSEAIQNILQYQRYQGSKLANRFTRKAYYILSIAMDLHDVGRGRNSMEEALKRIQAKTLIIGISSDQLFPVVEQKYLSKHIAHSKLHIIRSEYGHDGFLTEGNKVNRLVLKFLAS
- a CDS encoding DUF4395 domain-containing protein yields the protein MNYLECPIEGNSLDEYTTRLVATLVALISISAFWLNSIWTVSFLMVDFGVRAFLLRKYSPLRWVAKKIQACLQIPSKPIDAGPKTFAAKIGLGFSVIILACFVAKYTTTAQILLMILSLCAFLESVFSVCIACLVYPLTKKLNHLK